CTTCCCGCTGATACGGCTGATATCCTCCAAACGATCATCCCTCTCTTCcaacctgtgtgtgtggctgtgttgcAACTCGGTGTTTCGATCATAATTGCTGTTTTGTCAATAACACCGATCACCATCGTGGATCCCCTCcatgcatccatccatctattgTGCGAATCATTGCATCCGCATCCTCCCAAACCAATCATCAACCCTCCACGGTCCACCCCGTTAATCTATTCTACATacatcccttccttccttcctgcctgcctgtctgttaCGCATCGCTTCTTGCGAATGCGAACGAACAGGTGTACTCGATCTGGACTCAAGCAAATCACTTGCCCGTCCGGATTGGCGTTCGACATTGAAAAACAGACTTGCGATTGGAAAGCGAAGGTCACCACGTGTGACAAGAAAGAGAGTAAGTGCTGGGAAAGCCCCCAAACCTAAATCAAGAATTGATGATCCAGATCATCGCCGGTGCGGGATGCGtaacggttttcggttttcacaACACTACCGTGGGCTCCTTTGGcccatatacacacacaccgcaccgcaccaacaGGGCCATCAGTTTTAGGGTATGCTTTGTACATTAAAAGAGTAAGGAAATTTCGTTGCGAAAGAGTCGTCTTTCCATTCCGTAGAGTCAGCAATCGTGTCTGGTTCGAAGCTAGATTCGTTTACAGATAATTCGTAGAATCCTTAGAATAATTGTACACATATTTGGTCTAAGAACAGCACTTAGGGCACCAGCAATAGAGAATAGAAATATGCAATCGCTTTCACAATTTCAACACGCTTCAGGACACAGACCAACGACACACGAACAATCACAACTAAATACCCACAACTTAAATCTAATTTCTAAAGGTTAACGGTGCTCCTATCGATAAATCTTTAACCAAATcccacaaacaccacaccaacTTCAATTTTCTGTCATGAATACTTATCAATACACCGTGCAAACGAAATAGTTTTTTCTTAATTCTACTAACCAATTTTATGCTACCTCCAAGTCTTAGAAATTCACATTAATTCGCAATTAAATACCCATTTGTTACTTAATATTTAACAAATCAGACATGCGTGTAAACTTGAAGATTCGCACCTATTACATAaaacgtcaatcgatcaatcaCACTCACCTACTTTCCAACATGCTTTACATGTGAAACAGAATAATACATTAGATTTATGTCCCATTAACACTACACCTTATTTACACTGAATGTTAACTCAACACTGATGTTATAGTGATAATAAGGCAGAATCGAACTAATAGCTACGTATCTTATGTTTTCCTACCCCTCGCAGAGCCACGAAAGGTTCTTCCAATCCTGAAGACAGACGAACCGATCTGTCCCGAGGGTAAACTCTCGTGTGGTAATGGCGAGTGTCTTGACAAGGAACTGTTCTGCAACGGCAAGCCTGACTGCAAGGACGAATCGGATGAAAATGCTTGCAGTGAGTATAGCTTTCGTGTTTTGCTTTACGAATGATTAGCTCTAATCTTTAACCTGTTGCCTGCTTCTCGTTCATAGCCGTTGAGCTGGATCCGAACCGTGCTCCGGATTGCGATACGACGCAGTGTGTTCTGCCCGATTGCTTCTGTTCGGCCGACGGAACTCGCATTCCCGGAAACATCGAACCGCAGCAGGTACCACAgatgatcaccatcacctttAACGGTGCGATCAACGTGGACAACATTGACCTGTACGAGGACATCTTCAACGGTCAGCGTCAGAACCCGAACGGTTGCCAGATTCGCGGTACGTACTTCGTCTCGCACAAGTACACCAACTACTCGGCCGTGCAGGATCTGCATCGTAAGGGTCACGAGATCTCGGTCTTTTCGCTGACGCACAAGGATGATCCCAATTACTGGACGCAGGGAACGTACGATGATTGGCTGGCGGAGATGGCCGGTGCCCGTCTGATTGTCGAGCGGTTCGCTAACATTACCGATGGTTCGATCATTGGCATGCGTGCGCCGTACCTGCGTGTCGGTGGCAACAAGCAGTTTGAGATGATGGCTGATCAGTTCTTCGTGTATGATGCCTCGATCACTGCCTCGTTGGGACGTGTGCCAATCTGGCCGTACACGCTGTATTTCCGTATGCCACACAAGTGCAACGGTAACGCTCACAACTGTCCATCCCGTAGTCATCCGGTCTGGGAAATGGTGATGAACGAGCTGGATCGTCGTGATGATCCGACGTTCGATGAGTCTCTGCCTGGTTGCCACATGGTCGACTCGTGCTCGAACATCCAGTCCGGTGAACAGTTCGGTCGTCTTCTGCGCCACAACTTCAACCGTCACTACAATACCAACCGTGCCCCGCTCGGTCTGCACTTCCATGCCTCGTGGCTTAAGTCGAAGAAGGAGTACCGCGAGGAGCTGATCAAGTTTATTGAGGAGATGTTGGGTCGCAACGATGTGTTCTTCGTCACGATGCTGCAGGTCATTCAGTGGATGCAAAACCCAACCGAACTGAACGCACTGCGTGACTTCCAGGAGTGGAAGGAGAAGTGCGACGTCAAGGGACAACCATACTGCTCCCTGCCAAATGCTTGTCCGCTGACGACGCGTGAGCTGCCTGGCGAAACGCTGCGTCTTTTCACCTGCATGGAGTGCCCCAACAACTACCCCTGGATCCTGGACCCCACCGGCGACGGTTTCTCCAAGAAGTAATCATCTCACTCCCAACCCCATTCCAACCACCCTCATATTCCCACCCAACGCCCTCTTCAACTTCAACGGTTCCTCGCCCTCTCGACCACTAATGGGCCGACCATGGCGGAATAGACGAGTGTGACACTCCTGGATAGAAGAATCTGTTGTAAATAGTGGCTCCctctcatcaccaccaagcaTCCACTACAAGCCGGACACCTTTCGTCGTCACCTCGGTTTAGTGCAGGTTTTTAGGGCAGCTTCGCATCGTGATATTTGTGTTTTCCAATCCTTCTTGAGCTGCGAGGAGACGTGACTACCGGCTTGCTGCATACTCGTGGAACCATCTGTCGCTGCTACCgaattttcaacatttcaaacaaGCTAAGCGGCGATCGGACCGACACATACTGTTGTCGTAGGAAAATTCACTTTTTCGTTTCTGTGCGCTTCCATTAAGCGCAATGCAGGCAACCCAGGAGGCAGGAAGTGTGTGGCTGTTTCAGGGTCCACCTGGGAAGTACCCTATGGGAAGGCACGCGGTTCGTGTCATGCAATGAAAGGCGGAAAAATAAAGATTATTTTTACGGTACTgttttataataaaataaaataaagaaaaacatacataaaataaattcGACTCGTTCAAATTGcatttttcctcttcctggcAACATCGAAGGTAAACCCATTGTCAAAACATGAACCCGAACAAAAAGCGCACAACAAAATGTACAGATATAGAaattttgcatgttttttatTATAAACCTTTTCTGttctgcatctctctctccctctctcgcaaAAGGAGTGGCGCATTATTACTAGGTGTTAATCTTTCTTTTCGGCGCATTTCTATTGGAAGTGATCTGTTCTGTGTGCGGCGAGTGAgatggtttgattttgttctCAGGGAATACCATTTATTAACGCAAAAGGGAAATTATTGTAGAATGTAGAGAAATAAAACGTTAGCAATAGATTGAAATTTATTAGGCTTGGGTGCGATCTGATCGGAACGTTTCGCATCACCGTCCCTAACGTGTATTACTGTTATTAGTCAAATAATTGCTAAATCCGATCGTACAACTGATCGCACCCGCACCGAAACGCGTTTTCTTACAACGTATTAAACTTAAAACGTACACGAACGAACCGACCAAAATCAGGCCAGGAGGGAcacgtaaaaaaaacaaagatatACGCATCCGAACTACTGTTCCCTGTTCTTCTCATTACGCCTTTTTTTGTGCGAACACATATCGGTTTCACATGCGCAGTAAATGCACGCCTAACATCGAAGTCAGAGAATATGGCTTTGCTATTAATGTTTGCCGAGTTTCAGTGTACAAAGATCC
This sequence is a window from Anopheles darlingi chromosome 3, idAnoDarlMG_H_01, whole genome shotgun sequence. Protein-coding genes within it:
- the LOC125956813 gene encoding chitin deacetylase 1 isoform X2, coding for MAKVIKLFGLLCLVVTIAAEVRVKRQDDDSDPDSVNVEELCKDRPGDEYFRLSTDGDCREVVRCTRSGLKQITCPSGLAFDIEKQTCDWKAKVTTCDKKEKPRKVLPILKTDEPICPEGKLSCGNGECLDKELFCNGKPDCKDESDENACTVELDPNRAPDCDTTQCVLPDCFCSADGTRIPGNIEPQQVPQMITITFNGAINVDNIDLYEDIFNGQRQNPNGCQIRGTYFVSHKYTNYSAVQDLHRKGHEISVFSLTHKDDPNYWTQGTYDDWLAEMAGARLIVERFANITDGSIIGMRAPYLRVGGNKQFEMMADQFFVYDASITASLGRVPIWPYTLYFRMPHKCNGNAHNCPSRSHPVWEMVMNELDRRDDPTFDESLPGCHMVDSCSNIQSGEQFGRLLRHNFNRHYNTNRAPLGLHFHASWLKSKKEYREELIKFIEEMLGRNDVFFVTMLQVIQWMQNPTELNALRDFQEWKEKCDVKGQPYCSLPNACPLTTRELPGETLRLFTCMECPNNYPWILDPTGDGFSKK
- the LOC125956813 gene encoding chitin deacetylase 1 isoform X1, producing the protein MAKVIKLFGLLCLVVTIAAEVRVKRQDDDSDPDSVNVEELCKDRPGDEYFRLSTDGDCREVVRCDDAGENGIKRLASVRCPTGLYFDVLRQTCDWKANVKSCDQIGKPRKVLPILKTDEPICPEGKLSCGNGECLDKELFCNGKPDCKDESDENACTVELDPNRAPDCDTTQCVLPDCFCSADGTRIPGNIEPQQVPQMITITFNGAINVDNIDLYEDIFNGQRQNPNGCQIRGTYFVSHKYTNYSAVQDLHRKGHEISVFSLTHKDDPNYWTQGTYDDWLAEMAGARLIVERFANITDGSIIGMRAPYLRVGGNKQFEMMADQFFVYDASITASLGRVPIWPYTLYFRMPHKCNGNAHNCPSRSHPVWEMVMNELDRRDDPTFDESLPGCHMVDSCSNIQSGEQFGRLLRHNFNRHYNTNRAPLGLHFHASWLKSKKEYREELIKFIEEMLGRNDVFFVTMLQVIQWMQNPTELNALRDFQEWKEKCDVKGQPYCSLPNACPLTTRELPGETLRLFTCMECPNNYPWILDPTGDGFSKK